From one Nocardioides sp. Kera G14 genomic stretch:
- a CDS encoding ABC transporter permease — MTTTEPVVAATDPPRRGSGHTPRRRSRAGSLLGPLVNLAMIILVSYLVLVPLAILIYSSLKPTTTELPFQVPGLSLSNFQAVFSSSRIGSVTLNTAIYVVGSLAVALALSLSLAYLFERTDLPGRRLLGPAALAPMAIPVTVTAIAWALAANPANGPLAVMLRQLLGLQLNIYSLPGMIMVTGIFGMPSMYLMLAPAFARLNPELEEAAATAGASLTRRLRLIVFPLVVPAVAAASMLMVVVVLEGFAIPAILGLPHQIFVYSSLIQYSLQPPSGVANYGQASAYGVLVLVLSMVMLLVYRRRVRDADRFKVVSGKGYRANRTSLGRWRLPLVALVLVYMAIAVVLPILALLWTSLSPHSRPMSLSGLNSMTLAPYRNVFTSSEFGQVLINTAEVVLVTATVTTAISIWLALAAARRQFPGSTFLFESTFLVFGIPSVVLGVSVLFVYLFVPVGIYGTVWIIVVALVTRFLPRGSRVVHTALMQLDDGLVEAARVAGASRLTVTRTVVLPLLRPALVTCWFWVFAHALGELPIALLLTGSDNKTLVVLLWDSFTSSVNYPEASALAVTLLVVSMITMWLVNRRGGVEEAA; from the coding sequence ATGACGACGACCGAACCGGTGGTCGCAGCAACGGATCCTCCTCGTCGAGGAAGCGGTCACACGCCGAGAAGGCGGAGCAGAGCAGGATCCCTGCTCGGCCCGCTGGTGAACCTCGCGATGATCATCCTGGTCAGCTACCTCGTGCTGGTGCCGCTGGCGATCCTGATCTACAGCAGCCTGAAGCCCACCACCACGGAGCTTCCGTTCCAAGTGCCCGGCCTCTCCCTCTCCAACTTCCAGGCAGTCTTCTCCTCATCCAGGATCGGCTCGGTCACGCTGAACACGGCGATCTACGTCGTCGGCTCACTCGCCGTCGCTCTGGCACTCAGCCTCAGCCTGGCGTACCTGTTCGAGCGCACCGACCTTCCCGGAAGGCGACTCCTCGGACCGGCAGCGCTTGCGCCAATGGCCATTCCCGTGACGGTCACTGCGATCGCTTGGGCGCTGGCGGCCAACCCTGCCAACGGTCCGCTGGCCGTGATGCTCCGCCAGCTCCTCGGTCTGCAGCTGAACATCTACTCGTTGCCGGGGATGATCATGGTGACCGGGATCTTCGGCATGCCGAGCATGTACCTGATGCTCGCGCCGGCTTTCGCACGGCTCAATCCTGAGCTCGAAGAGGCCGCCGCCACCGCGGGCGCCTCACTGACTCGGCGCCTGCGTCTGATCGTCTTCCCGCTCGTCGTCCCTGCCGTGGCAGCAGCATCCATGCTCATGGTCGTCGTGGTGCTCGAAGGCTTCGCCATCCCGGCCATCCTCGGCCTTCCGCACCAGATCTTCGTCTACAGCAGCCTGATCCAGTACTCGCTCCAGCCTCCGAGCGGTGTCGCCAACTACGGCCAGGCCAGCGCGTACGGCGTCCTGGTCCTCGTGCTCTCGATGGTGATGCTGCTGGTCTACCGTCGGAGGGTCCGCGATGCCGACCGCTTCAAGGTGGTCTCGGGCAAGGGCTACCGCGCCAACCGGACCTCTCTCGGCCGCTGGCGCCTGCCACTGGTCGCACTGGTCCTGGTCTACATGGCGATCGCCGTCGTCCTTCCGATCCTTGCGCTGCTGTGGACCAGCCTCTCCCCTCACAGCCGGCCGATGAGCCTGTCGGGCCTGAACAGCATGACCCTGGCGCCGTACCGGAACGTGTTCACCAGCAGCGAGTTCGGACAGGTCCTGATCAACACCGCCGAAGTGGTCCTGGTGACCGCCACGGTGACCACGGCGATCTCGATCTGGCTGGCGCTTGCCGCGGCACGGCGCCAGTTTCCCGGGAGCACCTTCCTGTTCGAGTCGACCTTCCTCGTCTTCGGCATTCCGAGCGTGGTCCTGGGAGTCTCAGTGCTCTTCGTCTACCTCTTCGTTCCCGTCGGCATCTATGGAACGGTGTGGATCATCGTCGTCGCCCTGGTGACTCGGTTCCTGCCCCGCGGATCACGCGTGGTCCACACGGCCCTCATGCAACTCGACGACGGGTTGGTGGAGGCGGCGAGGGTCGCCGGCGCCTCGCGTCTCACCGTGACCCGCACGGTCGTGCTGCCACTGCTCAGGCCCGCACTGGTCACCTGTTGGTTCTGGGTCTTCGCCCACGCCCTCGGCGAGCTGCCGATCGCGCTGCTGCTGACCGGCTCGGACAACAAGACGCTCGTGGTGCTCCTGTGGGACAGCTTCACCTCGAGTGTCAACTACCCGGAGGCGAGCGCCCTGGCGGTGACTCTCCTCGTCGTCTCGATGATCACCATGTGGTTGGTCAACCGCCGCGGCGGAGTGGAGGAAGCAGCATGA
- a CDS encoding ABC transporter substrate-binding protein yields the protein MNNMQWRSRPLALAAALLVTGAGLTACGGSTSSAADLPTSMDKLISQAEDDGVVNWSAPKPIEQMQPAIDLFEKKYPGIKVKYTNTKAPDQVSQIKVEQAAHKVSVDVANAGGLTVVPSAPLADDVDWTKYGIGSDDIFEKKFVYIWAVPKVWAYNTDKVSAADVPKSWDDLLDPKWSGGKISAEARASFMTAWDLDPDLGAAKATAWATKFAAQKPHYTPTTTESEAPIESGQVSIGTSLINLVLDAQAKGAPVAVAPISPTNANESYLYVPTGAPHPAAAVLLTSFLSSDEAQAALAKTYNSRIPASTDCSDPGQNAVLTAICAAHLEWFPTPDIAAYNQLTDFFPQAEKALGTDVG from the coding sequence ATGAACAACATGCAATGGCGCAGTCGACCGCTCGCCCTGGCGGCTGCGCTGCTGGTGACCGGAGCAGGTCTCACGGCCTGCGGCGGCAGTACGTCGTCGGCAGCAGATCTGCCCACGTCCATGGACAAGCTCATCAGCCAGGCCGAGGACGACGGCGTGGTCAACTGGTCAGCACCGAAGCCGATCGAGCAGATGCAGCCGGCCATCGACCTGTTCGAGAAGAAGTACCCCGGTATCAAGGTGAAGTACACCAACACCAAGGCTCCTGACCAGGTGAGTCAGATCAAGGTCGAGCAGGCGGCCCACAAGGTCTCTGTCGACGTTGCCAATGCCGGAGGGCTCACGGTCGTTCCGTCGGCGCCCCTCGCCGACGACGTCGACTGGACGAAGTACGGCATCGGGAGTGACGACATCTTCGAGAAGAAGTTCGTCTACATCTGGGCCGTGCCGAAGGTCTGGGCCTACAACACCGACAAGGTCTCCGCCGCCGACGTACCGAAGAGCTGGGACGACCTGCTCGACCCGAAGTGGTCCGGCGGGAAGATCTCGGCAGAGGCACGTGCGTCCTTCATGACCGCCTGGGACCTCGACCCGGATCTCGGGGCGGCCAAGGCCACCGCCTGGGCGACGAAGTTCGCCGCCCAGAAGCCGCACTACACCCCGACGACGACGGAGTCGGAGGCGCCGATCGAGTCCGGACAGGTGAGCATCGGCACCAGCCTGATCAACCTCGTGCTCGACGCGCAGGCGAAGGGCGCCCCGGTCGCGGTCGCCCCGATCTCGCCGACCAACGCGAACGAGAGCTACCTGTACGTGCCCACGGGCGCACCGCATCCCGCCGCGGCCGTCCTCCTGACCTCCTTCCTCTCCAGTGACGAGGCGCAGGCGGCCCTGGCCAAGACCTACAACTCACGGATCCCGGCGAGCACCGACTGCTCAGACCCCGGTCAGAACGCGGTGCTCACAGCGATCTGTGCTGCCCACCTCGAGTGGTTCCCGACGCCCGACATCGCGGCGTACAACCAGCTCACGGACTTCTTCCCCCAGGCGGAGAAGGCCCTCGGGACCGACGTCGGCTAG
- a CDS encoding amidohydrolase family protein: protein MDYFDTHTHAISPDTATYPHSPLGGTHSEWSQVRPVDVDGLIRALDDAGVQRAALVHASTVYGFDSSYAADALARYPDRLIGVCSVDFLADTAVADLRHWIEERGFSGVRIRVSDGTTKVPTPGSGVADERMAGVWEYVAAQEVPVCIQMHSKDTDKLLQVLGSHPGLTVLLDHLGRPNAAGGPPYALLDELGQLAKYDGVHLKITPPALNRLDAEPGADTTEVLKRLVETFGAHKVMWGSNFPASEGSLRELRDGIEERLHWLDEDALSAVLSGNATRVYGPPATR from the coding sequence ATGGACTACTTCGACACCCACACTCACGCCATCTCCCCTGACACCGCCACCTATCCGCACTCCCCTCTGGGGGGCACACACTCGGAGTGGTCACAGGTGCGGCCGGTCGACGTCGATGGGCTCATCCGAGCGCTCGATGACGCCGGCGTGCAACGGGCCGCCCTCGTGCACGCCTCGACGGTCTATGGATTCGACAGTTCGTACGCCGCCGATGCCCTCGCCCGCTACCCCGACCGACTGATCGGTGTCTGCTCCGTCGACTTCCTCGCCGACACGGCGGTGGCGGACCTGCGCCACTGGATCGAGGAGCGCGGCTTCTCAGGAGTTCGCATCCGCGTCTCCGACGGCACCACCAAGGTGCCCACCCCCGGCTCCGGCGTGGCCGACGAGCGGATGGCCGGCGTGTGGGAGTACGTCGCCGCACAGGAGGTTCCGGTCTGCATCCAGATGCACTCCAAGGACACGGACAAGCTCCTCCAGGTCCTCGGATCGCATCCAGGCCTGACGGTCCTGCTGGACCACCTGGGCCGGCCCAATGCGGCCGGCGGGCCGCCGTACGCCCTGCTCGATGAGTTGGGCCAACTGGCGAAGTACGACGGCGTCCACCTCAAGATCACGCCACCGGCACTCAACCGGCTCGACGCCGAGCCCGGCGCCGACACGACCGAGGTGCTCAAGCGCCTGGTCGAGACCTTCGGAGCCCACAAGGTGATGTGGGGGTCCAACTTCCCGGCCTCCGAGGGCTCGCTGCGTGAACTGCGCGACGGCATCGAGGAGCGCCTCCACTGGCTCGACGAGGACGCGCTCTCCGCGGTCCTCAGCGGCAACGCCACCCGCGTCTACGGCCCCCCGGCCACCCGATGA